The following proteins are encoded in a genomic region of Amphiura filiformis chromosome 18, Afil_fr2py, whole genome shotgun sequence:
- the LOC140139640 gene encoding beta-4C adrenergic receptor-like: MDLPPTLRILNVIAISIVIIVILISNMATMVAFFKVRSLREKAVNLLILNLSCADFGMGLVRVYAYPTTAIRYWPYGKFGCQSFSFLSDLFASAGMITTVAISVDRFLLVSCAYPKYLRIQSRKRIMCIIGGIWLIGILLGTSEMLLWDKLTPAELQDYFDFSKSCRSPPKYNIAFTLVLFTVVIFGPLLAIEIFSIAFVVQLMRKLRQRVVVHPSNSTSLSSQRPNTSVAEMETSVSTTQSRSQGHPNNSAASGMEPSDSSSMPISRNDPNKRYKKAAVVLGALVMVVNICTLPYVLYTIIISLFCPRCNNSNIRAMLGNLLYLNSAINPFLYAATMSKIRQFYKHVLCKCNWH; this comes from the coding sequence ATGGATCTCCCTCCTACCCTACGTATTCTTAATGTAATTGCCATTAGCATTGTGATCATCGTAATTCTCATCAGCAACATGGCAACAATGGTGGCGTTCTTCAAAGTACGTTCTCTGCGAGAAAAAGCTGTCAATTTGCTGATTTTGAATCTCTCGTGCGCTGACTTTGGAATGGGCCTGGTACGAGTTTATGCATACCCGACAACGGCAATTCGATATTGGCCTTATGGTAAATTTGGATGCCAGTCTTTCAGCTTTCTATCTGATTTGTTTGCAAGTGCAGGAATGATAACAACTGTAGCTATAAGTGTGGACCGATTTCTGCTTGTATCTTGCGCCTATCCCAAGTATCTGAGGATCCAATCCAGAAAGCGGATCATGTGTATTATCGGTGGGATTTGGCTCATTGGGATTTTGCTGGGAACCAGCGAAATGCTATTGTGGGATAAGCTGACACCAGCTGAATTGCAGGACTACTTTGATTTCAGCAAAAGTTGCCGCTCACCACCGAAGTATAACATAGCTTTCACACTTGTGCTGTTCACAGTTGTTATATTTGGTCCCCTCCTTGCTATTGAAATATTCAGCATTGCATTTGTTGTTCAGCTGATGCGAAAATTACGCCAACGAGTTGTTGTTCATCCTAGCAACAGCACAAGTTTGTCATCACAAAGGCCAAATACAAGTGTTGCTGAAATGGAAACAAGTGTTAGCACCACTCAGTCCAGATCACAAGGACATCCCAACAACTCAGCTGCATCTGGTATGGAACCAAGCGATAGCTCTTCTATGCCAATATCTCGTAATGACCCAAACAAGCGCTACAAGAAGGCAGCAGTGGTACTTGGTGCCCTCGTAATGGTAGTCAACATCTGCACGCTCCCATACGTATTGTACACTATTATCATCAGCCTCTTCTGTCCTCGGTGTAATAATAGTAACATTCGTGCCATGTTGGGGAATTTGTTGTACCTTAACTCCGCCATCAATCCTTTTCTGTATGCGGCGACTATGAGCAAAATTCGACAATTTTACAAACATGTTTTGTGCAAGTGCAACTGGCATTGA